Proteins from a genomic interval of Lacticaseibacillus pabuli:
- a CDS encoding rod shape-determining protein, producing MAKDIGIDLGTANVLINVKGKGIVLNEPSVVAIDTQSGKVLAVGAEAYKMVGRTPGNIRSIRPLKDGVIADFDITEAMLEYFINKLNVKGFLSKPNILICAPTNITSIEQKAIIQAAEKSGGGKVYLEFEPKVAAVGAGLDIFQPQGNMVIDIGGGTSDVAVLSMGEIVTSQSLRLAGDKMDAAIVSYVKNKHKLLIGEHTAEQLKIEIGAVYNASADETMEVRGRDIATGLPREVVVTSVEVQTALSDVMNAVIAAAKAVLEQTPPELSADIIDRGVMLTGGGALLKGISELFADQLHVPVLLADAPLDAVALGTGVLLDNIAHHKQY from the coding sequence ATGGCAAAAGACATCGGGATCGACCTGGGGACGGCGAACGTCCTCATTAACGTAAAAGGGAAGGGTATCGTGCTGAACGAACCTTCCGTTGTGGCAATCGACACGCAGTCAGGCAAGGTTCTGGCTGTTGGGGCCGAGGCTTACAAAATGGTCGGCCGGACTCCTGGCAACATCCGTTCCATCCGCCCACTGAAGGACGGGGTTATCGCTGACTTTGATATCACGGAAGCGATGCTGGAATATTTCATCAACAAGCTGAATGTTAAGGGCTTCTTGAGCAAGCCAAACATTCTGATTTGCGCACCAACAAACATCACGTCCATCGAACAAAAGGCGATTATCCAAGCCGCTGAGAAGTCCGGCGGCGGTAAAGTCTACCTTGAATTCGAGCCTAAGGTAGCCGCTGTTGGTGCCGGTCTCGACATCTTCCAGCCGCAGGGTAACATGGTGATTGATATTGGTGGTGGTACTTCCGACGTCGCCGTGCTCTCCATGGGTGAAATTGTGACGAGCCAGTCCCTGCGTCTCGCGGGTGACAAGATGGACGCTGCGATTGTTAGCTACGTCAAGAACAAGCACAAGCTCCTCATTGGTGAACACACCGCTGAACAGCTGAAGATTGAAATCGGTGCGGTATACAACGCCTCCGCTGACGAAACGATGGAAGTGCGTGGTCGTGATATTGCCACTGGCTTGCCTCGCGAAGTCGTTGTGACCTCTGTCGAAGTCCAGACCGCACTGTCCGATGTCATGAACGCCGTCATTGCCGCAGCGAAGGCTGTTCTCGAACAGACACCACCAGAACTGTCCGCCGATATCATTGATCGCGGCGTGATGCTTACGGGTGGTGGTGCCTTGCTGAAGGGCATCTCCGAACTGTTTGCTGACCAGCTGCACGTGCCAGTGCTCCTCGCTGACGCACCACTGGACGCCGTTGCCCTTGGGACCGGCGTTCTGCTGGACAACATTGCACACCACAAGCAGTATTAA
- a CDS encoding DUF1146 family protein, with protein sequence MTQTFGINAVLTIMSHLVFIMITWRTLIALKFDNFLKPNRVRESQVLLFFIAVAIGYLVSSCFLSLVEAAKNLTYLIK encoded by the coding sequence ATGACCCAAACTTTCGGAATTAATGCAGTGCTCACGATTATGTCGCACCTCGTCTTCATCATGATTACGTGGCGGACATTGATTGCACTGAAGTTTGATAATTTCTTGAAACCAAATCGGGTCCGCGAGAGCCAAGTGCTACTGTTCTTCATCGCGGTCGCAATTGGCTACCTCGTTTCGTCATGTTTTCTCAGCTTAGTTGAAGCCGCCAAAAACCTGACGTATCTAATAAAATAA
- a CDS encoding KxYKxGKxW signal peptide domain-containing protein, with the protein MSTLKKRNHLIQSMTVSKLHYRMYKSGRQWVIAGVAVFALGAAGASLMQNNVAAADDGQQTEQQVGTQPAADSQQTGTTEQNSKGIQSNTADQSAQNKGQQNQNGQTQPSADAKVVTSEKPSTTGQGQSAPTPVPAPASTEGVTESPKTTSAAPETPTAQKSAQDAENTTDWNKAVTVDNQANSDTVQAGNQASYSVKINTTGIKTTLHNASLTLNLPQGTGVTLTTDLSTLAIDGVTPVLNTTTGQLVYDFGDLKSGLSASLALQLQTSAASNATKTLQLTGTLKSDEVTTKLPTSTVTVETSPNGAMTNSITHIQTVNPDDQNHINPVVSDTAAFSFGAEIPTTTAGTKLLQPGSDINLSYKLPAGMDYVGLGQAQGYLTDAPVSTPTADGGKLLSWTFKAPSVDSQLTSDPIYKFLINATVDSSIQKFMPETSVAKMSFVNDDGTTYTAKDADYTFMVGPYAPRGPVDSNGTGFNPIYVYNTADGNLGMYNKSGMTDDPTVFTENDPLLATQIIVTSGDAGNLFKTQNKMLKYLALHTAVDPNEVLQQINLGQATYRPNSSEQTPLSIYPYITLAVQYVGDSTNTYKVLASDIPTSQAVSIPRSELLSWGLDPTKTVKDIYYYYHMDEQPTQLIPANPNTFYDGPTKQDIYNQLAAEGYNIPILQPGNNLSLPDYKDFPADSGAPEGLFQYISYVTSVKPNFIGTISHSSYVQFDDSNTDDEIKYFKNDWLTGHELNIHIDPTVDQHRLSPSVDYSFQAGKLLLGSLAVSTIEVVHSPQGVERVVNATANLVNATTNGTVGIGTNTLSIMAALGGTSTANLVADGKPFSAYVLMPTGVTLNTTETNGLTIISNDYNGTGQQLVKADFGTTILPHGKSMSINLPVEISADTPTQLTFKSYLDLGNTPYEPFDAANTNTSSFQVVSDENDLNGNGDKTDKLIALANVYTVPKTRQVTTNQQIEGQGTLSDGTATTTPGGTATVTINTDPSTDANITSLDLLDVLPQGGTKGLTTDDTRDTDFPLTLSGPITLPAGWNGKVQVLYSTKSGADLDPSDASQWTNAQGLNNDFSKVTAFRIILDATAGETLQGGQQAISFQVKASGDSSLFPIGVMKRSDNTYSMSINGLQETEPHHAVIAITRQASNPGGGNNYPGGNPNGGNNNPGGNPTGGNNNPGGNPNGNNGTKTNGNGGPDLPNTFGKNGHDKGHGAGTGNGTSNNGGRGNTAGQAGTHGGLADTFGRNGSGVNNTNRFRNGRNGLNGGNTNALPQTGDAHNGFVTVMGLALAGLLSILGLGQKRRQEN; encoded by the coding sequence ATGAGCACATTAAAGAAACGCAATCATTTAATTCAATCCATGACAGTATCAAAGCTGCACTACCGGATGTACAAGTCGGGACGGCAGTGGGTTATTGCCGGTGTTGCGGTATTTGCACTAGGCGCTGCGGGGGCGTCATTAATGCAGAATAATGTCGCAGCTGCTGACGATGGCCAACAAACTGAACAACAAGTTGGGACGCAACCGGCTGCTGATTCACAGCAGACAGGGACGACCGAACAGAATTCTAAAGGAATCCAGTCAAATACAGCGGATCAGTCTGCCCAAAATAAGGGTCAACAAAATCAGAATGGGCAGACACAGCCGTCAGCGGATGCAAAGGTAGTTACTAGTGAAAAGCCTTCTACCACAGGGCAGGGGCAGTCAGCGCCAACGCCAGTACCTGCCCCAGCGTCCACGGAGGGTGTGACAGAATCACCAAAGACAACTTCAGCGGCGCCTGAAACACCGACCGCGCAAAAATCAGCACAGGATGCTGAGAATACGACGGACTGGAACAAAGCAGTTACTGTCGACAATCAGGCTAATTCGGATACCGTACAAGCTGGTAATCAGGCCAGTTATAGTGTAAAAATTAATACAACTGGTATCAAAACAACTTTGCATAACGCGTCGCTCACTCTCAACCTGCCCCAGGGTACTGGGGTGACCTTGACCACTGATCTATCCACACTGGCAATCGATGGCGTTACACCAGTTTTAAATACAACGACGGGACAACTCGTTTATGATTTTGGTGACTTAAAATCTGGTTTATCCGCCTCATTGGCATTACAATTGCAAACTTCCGCGGCAAGTAATGCAACAAAGACATTGCAGTTGACCGGCACTCTAAAGTCAGATGAAGTGACTACTAAATTGCCTACAAGTACCGTGACTGTGGAAACCAGTCCGAACGGGGCCATGACGAATTCAATTACGCATATCCAGACTGTAAACCCAGACGATCAGAATCATATTAATCCAGTCGTCAGTGATACTGCAGCATTCTCCTTTGGTGCCGAAATTCCCACAACGACGGCGGGCACTAAACTACTGCAACCAGGATCAGATATTAATTTATCTTACAAGTTACCTGCAGGAATGGATTATGTTGGCTTAGGACAAGCACAAGGCTACTTGACTGATGCCCCTGTATCAACCCCAACAGCTGACGGGGGTAAGCTACTTTCATGGACATTTAAAGCGCCATCTGTTGATTCTCAGCTGACAAGTGACCCAATTTACAAATTCCTCATTAACGCGACAGTGGACTCATCAATTCAAAAATTTATGCCTGAGACTAGTGTTGCGAAAATGAGTTTTGTAAATGATGATGGTACAACTTATACGGCCAAAGATGCTGATTATACTTTCATGGTCGGGCCCTACGCGCCTCGTGGACCTGTTGACTCCAATGGCACGGGATTTAATCCTATTTATGTCTACAATACTGCTGATGGTAATCTAGGCATGTATAATAAATCTGGTATGACTGATGATCCGACAGTGTTTACTGAGAATGACCCCTTACTGGCGACTCAAATTATTGTCACGTCTGGTGATGCGGGAAATCTCTTTAAAACTCAGAATAAAATGTTGAAATATTTGGCGCTGCATACAGCTGTGGACCCTAATGAGGTATTACAGCAGATTAACCTGGGACAGGCTACGTATCGGCCCAATAGCAGTGAACAAACACCACTGTCGATCTATCCTTATATTACCCTAGCTGTTCAGTATGTCGGCGACAGCACGAATACTTACAAAGTTTTGGCCTCTGATATACCAACTTCGCAGGCAGTATCTATACCGCGTAGTGAGTTATTGAGTTGGGGTTTGGATCCGACAAAGACCGTGAAAGATATTTATTATTATTACCATATGGATGAGCAGCCCACTCAGTTAATTCCTGCTAATCCCAATACTTTTTACGACGGACCAACAAAGCAAGACATTTATAATCAGCTCGCAGCAGAGGGCTATAATATACCAATCTTGCAGCCGGGGAATAATCTAAGTTTGCCTGATTACAAGGATTTTCCGGCGGATTCTGGTGCTCCTGAAGGATTATTCCAGTATATTTCCTATGTAACAAGTGTTAAGCCGAACTTTATCGGCACGATTTCACACAGCAGTTACGTTCAGTTTGATGATTCAAACACAGATGACGAAATTAAATACTTTAAAAACGATTGGTTAACAGGACACGAGCTTAATATTCATATCGATCCGACAGTAGACCAACATCGTCTTTCGCCCAGTGTGGATTACTCATTTCAGGCCGGAAAACTTTTACTAGGTAGTTTGGCAGTGTCAACCATTGAGGTTGTTCATAGTCCCCAGGGTGTGGAACGAGTTGTAAATGCAACGGCAAATCTCGTCAATGCAACAACGAATGGCACCGTTGGCATCGGCACAAACACTCTCAGCATTATGGCAGCATTAGGTGGTACTAGTACTGCTAACTTGGTTGCGGATGGCAAGCCTTTTAGTGCATATGTATTGATGCCGACAGGTGTGACATTAAATACGACAGAGACGAATGGTCTTACAATCATATCGAACGATTACAATGGCACTGGGCAACAGCTTGTGAAGGCTGATTTTGGTACAACGATATTGCCTCATGGCAAATCGATGAGTATTAACTTGCCGGTTGAGATTTCGGCTGACACGCCAACACAGCTGACCTTTAAATCATACCTCGATCTTGGAAATACGCCGTATGAGCCTTTTGACGCAGCTAATACAAATACAAGCAGCTTTCAGGTAGTATCAGATGAGAATGATTTAAACGGTAATGGTGATAAAACTGATAAATTAATTGCTCTTGCGAACGTGTACACGGTTCCCAAGACACGTCAAGTAACTACTAACCAGCAGATTGAGGGTCAAGGCACACTGTCCGACGGTACCGCCACCACAACTCCTGGCGGTACCGCGACCGTCACCATTAACACCGACCCATCAACTGATGCTAACATCACCTCACTAGATCTACTTGACGTTCTGCCCCAAGGTGGTACGAAGGGTCTGACCACGGATGATACGCGGGACACTGACTTTCCACTGACGCTATCTGGACCTATTACCTTACCAGCCGGTTGGAACGGCAAAGTGCAAGTCCTGTACAGCACAAAGTCTGGCGCCGATTTGGATCCAAGCGACGCATCACAATGGACTAACGCGCAAGGTCTGAACAATGATTTCAGTAAAGTGACGGCATTCCGGATTATCTTAGATGCGACCGCTGGCGAGACACTACAAGGCGGTCAGCAGGCAATTAGTTTCCAGGTTAAGGCATCCGGTGACAGTTCACTATTCCCTATTGGTGTAATGAAGCGCTCGGACAACACTTACAGCATGTCAATTAATGGCCTTCAAGAAACCGAGCCACATCATGCTGTGATTGCAATCACCCGTCAGGCATCCAATCCTGGTGGCGGTAACAACTATCCGGGTGGTAATCCAAACGGTGGCAATAACAACCCTGGTGGCAATCCAACTGGTGGTAACAATAATCCAGGTGGTAACCCTAATGGCAACAACGGCACCAAGACCAATGGTAATGGTGGCCCTGATTTGCCAAACACTTTTGGCAAAAATGGTCACGATAAAGGCCATGGTGCAGGAACTGGCAACGGCACTAGCAACAATGGCGGCCGTGGCAACACTGCTGGCCAGGCTGGCACGCATGGTGGCCTCGCAGACACGTTTGGCCGTAATGGCTCCGGTGTCAACAACACCAACCGCTTCCGCAACGGTCGCAACGGCCTAAACGGTGGCAACACCAACGCACTCCCACAAACTGGGGATGCCCACAACGGTTTCGTTACCGTGATGGGACTGGCACTTGCCGGACTGCTCAGCATTCTTGGCCTCGGTCAAAAGCGGCGTCAGGAAAACTAG
- a CDS encoding F0F1 ATP synthase subunit epsilon has product MADDKHVLTVNIVTPDGLVYNHHATMVVVRSTDGDIGIMANHEPIVAPLQIGEVRVRRVDKPGHEDRIAVNGGFMENKDSVTSIVADSAERARDIDLTRAEAARERAERRIEAAKKEKNTDDLLRAQVALQRAMNRINVKKSI; this is encoded by the coding sequence ATGGCTGATGATAAGCATGTGCTGACCGTCAATATCGTCACGCCGGACGGTTTGGTGTATAACCACCATGCCACGATGGTTGTCGTTCGTTCGACAGACGGTGACATCGGTATTATGGCAAACCACGAGCCAATCGTGGCCCCTCTGCAGATTGGTGAAGTTCGTGTCCGCCGCGTGGACAAGCCAGGTCACGAAGACCGGATTGCCGTGAACGGTGGGTTCATGGAGAACAAAGACAGTGTCACTTCTATTGTGGCGGACTCGGCTGAACGAGCTCGCGACATCGACTTGACCCGTGCCGAGGCTGCGCGTGAGCGTGCCGAACGCCGGATCGAGGCGGCTAAGAAGGAAAAGAACACTGACGATTTGCTCCGTGCACAGGTTGCTTTGCAGCGTGCGATGAACCGTATCAATGTCAAGAAGAGTATCTAA
- the atpD gene encoding F0F1 ATP synthase subunit beta, whose product MSNATGKIVQVIGPVVDVAFPINDSLPKINNALDIKLNDDATLVVEVAVELGDGVMRTIAMSGTDGLQRGMEVTDTGAPISVPVGKDTLGRVFNVLGEPIDGGEAFGPDHKRDSIHRSAPKFDELSTSSEILETGIKVIDLLAPYLRGGKIGLFGGAGVGKTVLIQELIHNIAEQHGGISVFTGVGERTREGNDLYFEMKESGVLKNTAMVFGQMNEAPGARMRVALTGLTLAEYFRDVEGQDVLLFIDNIFRFTQAGSEVSALLGRMPSAVGYQPTLATEMGQLQERITSTKNGSVTSIQAVYVPADDYTDPAPATTFAHLDATTNLERRLTQMGIYPAVDPLASSSSALSPEIVGQEHYDVAMQVQQILQRYQELQDIISILGMDELSDEEKLVVARARRIQFFLSQSFNVAERFTGVKGSYVPVATTVKDFKDILDGKYDDVPEDAFRLVGDMSEVMAKAKDMGYTPNAEAAK is encoded by the coding sequence TTGAGTAATGCAACAGGGAAAATCGTGCAAGTTATTGGACCTGTCGTCGATGTAGCCTTTCCCATTAACGATTCTCTACCAAAAATCAACAACGCCTTGGACATCAAGCTGAACGATGACGCAACGCTAGTCGTTGAAGTTGCCGTTGAACTTGGTGATGGTGTCATGCGTACCATTGCCATGTCAGGTACGGATGGTTTGCAGCGCGGAATGGAAGTTACCGATACCGGTGCTCCAATTTCCGTGCCAGTAGGGAAGGACACTCTTGGCCGAGTGTTCAACGTTTTGGGTGAGCCTATCGATGGCGGTGAGGCATTTGGTCCTGACCACAAGCGCGATAGTATCCACAGAAGTGCACCAAAGTTTGATGAACTGAGCACAAGTTCCGAAATCCTTGAAACTGGGATTAAGGTTATCGATCTGCTTGCTCCCTACCTGCGTGGTGGGAAGATTGGGCTGTTCGGTGGTGCCGGTGTTGGTAAGACGGTTCTGATTCAGGAACTGATTCACAACATCGCTGAGCAACACGGTGGGATTTCTGTCTTCACCGGTGTTGGTGAACGTACCCGTGAAGGGAATGACCTTTACTTCGAAATGAAGGAAAGTGGTGTTCTGAAGAACACGGCCATGGTCTTCGGTCAAATGAACGAAGCCCCCGGTGCCCGTATGCGTGTTGCGCTGACGGGTCTGACACTTGCGGAATACTTCCGTGATGTCGAAGGTCAGGATGTGCTGTTGTTCATTGACAACATCTTCCGCTTCACCCAAGCCGGTTCTGAAGTTTCAGCGCTGCTGGGCCGGATGCCTAGTGCCGTTGGTTACCAGCCAACGCTGGCTACCGAAATGGGTCAGTTGCAGGAACGGATCACTTCTACTAAGAATGGTTCTGTTACGTCTATCCAGGCCGTTTACGTGCCTGCCGATGACTATACTGACCCTGCACCTGCAACGACTTTCGCCCACTTGGACGCGACGACCAACTTGGAACGTCGCTTGACCCAAATGGGGATCTACCCAGCCGTTGATCCACTTGCTTCCTCATCCAGTGCCTTGAGCCCTGAAATTGTGGGCCAGGAACATTACGATGTTGCGATGCAGGTTCAACAGATTCTCCAGCGTTACCAGGAATTGCAGGATATCATTTCCATTCTTGGTATGGATGAACTGTCTGACGAAGAAAAACTGGTTGTTGCGCGTGCGCGGCGCATTCAGTTCTTCCTGAGCCAGAGCTTTAACGTTGCCGAACGCTTTACCGGTGTTAAGGGTTCTTATGTGCCAGTCGCAACGACTGTTAAGGACTTCAAGGACATTCTGGATGGCAAGTATGACGACGTCCCAGAAGACGCATTCCGTCTTGTGGGTGATATGAGCGAAGTCATGGCTAAGGCTAAGGACATGGGTTACACGCCTAACGCTGAAGCTGCTAAGTAG
- a CDS encoding F0F1 ATP synthase subunit gamma, with protein sequence MADSLIDIKRRIASTKKTRQITSAMQMVSGSKLNQVEKRSTAYQTYTDKVRATVTHLAQSQLLTMAARQAEDMYDTKKDGPKVQFSDLLMQRPVKKVGYLVITSDRGLVGGYNSNVLKPMLDVLKSDEHYTTIMAVGGVGADFFKNRDINVSYEYRGVSDTPTFDEVREIVKTAVSMYKNEVFDELYVCYNHHVNSLTSAFRVEQMLPITDLDPEEAGDAPVQYLVEPNLDAVLDVVLPQYAESLIFGAIMDAKTAEHAASMTAMKSATDNADDLISNLSTRYNRARQAAITTELTEIVSGAAAVE encoded by the coding sequence ATGGCTGATTCACTGATTGATATCAAACGCCGGATTGCTTCGACTAAGAAGACACGGCAAATCACCTCGGCCATGCAGATGGTCTCAGGTTCTAAACTGAATCAGGTTGAAAAGCGTTCGACTGCCTACCAGACTTACACCGATAAGGTTCGTGCGACCGTTACGCATTTGGCACAAAGCCAGTTGCTGACGATGGCCGCACGCCAGGCTGAAGACATGTATGACACGAAGAAGGACGGCCCTAAGGTTCAGTTCTCCGACTTGCTCATGCAGCGTCCAGTCAAGAAGGTGGGTTACCTTGTGATTACGTCTGACCGTGGGCTCGTTGGGGGTTACAACAGTAATGTCCTCAAGCCAATGCTCGATGTCCTTAAATCGGATGAGCATTATACAACGATCATGGCGGTTGGTGGCGTCGGTGCTGATTTCTTCAAGAACCGCGACATCAATGTTTCGTACGAGTACCGCGGCGTATCTGACACCCCGACCTTCGATGAAGTCCGGGAGATTGTTAAGACGGCGGTCTCAATGTACAAGAACGAGGTTTTCGACGAGCTTTACGTCTGCTACAACCACCACGTCAACTCCCTGACGAGTGCGTTCCGTGTTGAGCAGATGCTGCCAATCACTGACTTGGATCCTGAAGAAGCAGGGGACGCACCAGTCCAATACCTCGTGGAACCAAATCTGGATGCAGTGCTCGACGTCGTACTGCCACAGTACGCTGAAAGTCTGATTTTCGGTGCCATTATGGATGCCAAGACCGCGGAACACGCGGCTTCAATGACAGCCATGAAGAGTGCTACCGATAATGCTGATGACCTGATTAGTAATTTGTCGACGCGTTATAACCGCGCCCGGCAAGCAGCCATTACCACCGAACTGACAGAAATTGTCAGTGGTGCGGCTGCTGTTGAATAG
- the atpA gene encoding F0F1 ATP synthase subunit alpha, translated as MAIKSEEISALIKEQLTQYESDLSVEEVGTVTYVGDGIARAHGLDNAMSGELLRFDNGSYGMVQNLETDDVGIIILGDFGNIREGDVVKRTGRIMEVPVGEELIGRVVNTLGQPIDGQGDINATKTRPIENKAPGVMQRKSVFEPLQTGLKAVDALVPIGRGQRELIIGDRKTGKTSIAIDTIINQKDQNMICIYVAIGQKDSTVRAQVETLRKFGALDYTIVVSAGPSEPAPMLYLAPYAGAAMGEEFMYNGKHVLIVYDDLTKQANAYREISLLLRRPPAREAYPGDIFYTHSRLLERAAKLSDELGGGSMTALPIIETQAGDVSAYIPTNVISITDGQIFLQSDLFYAGTRPAIDAGTSVSRVGGDAQLKAMKKVAGTLRLDLASYRELEAFSQFGSDLDAATQAKLNRGRRTVEVLKQPLHQTLPVQDQVLSLYALTHGFMDAVPVADLARFQTELSDYFKANDADLRDEIVKTGKLPDTDKMDAAMKSFSAGFSTSSAE; from the coding sequence ATGGCTATCAAGTCAGAAGAAATTAGTGCGCTGATTAAAGAACAGCTCACACAATACGAATCCGACCTCTCCGTCGAGGAAGTCGGTACCGTAACCTATGTTGGTGACGGGATTGCCCGTGCTCACGGGCTCGATAATGCCATGTCTGGTGAACTGTTGCGTTTCGACAACGGTTCCTATGGGATGGTACAGAACCTCGAAACCGATGATGTTGGTATCATTATCTTAGGTGATTTCGGCAACATTCGTGAAGGCGACGTGGTCAAGCGGACCGGTCGTATCATGGAAGTACCAGTCGGTGAAGAACTCATCGGCCGTGTCGTTAACACCTTGGGACAGCCAATTGATGGACAAGGTGATATCAATGCCACCAAGACGCGTCCTATCGAAAACAAGGCACCAGGTGTTATGCAGCGTAAGTCTGTGTTTGAACCACTTCAAACCGGGCTTAAGGCTGTTGATGCCCTTGTGCCAATTGGTCGTGGCCAACGTGAATTAATCATTGGTGACCGTAAGACTGGTAAGACCAGCATTGCGATCGATACGATCATTAACCAGAAAGACCAGAACATGATTTGTATCTACGTTGCGATTGGTCAAAAAGACTCAACCGTGCGTGCACAAGTTGAAACGCTCCGTAAGTTCGGTGCGCTCGACTACACAATCGTGGTTTCTGCTGGCCCTTCCGAACCAGCACCTATGCTGTACCTGGCACCATACGCTGGTGCAGCGATGGGTGAGGAATTCATGTACAATGGCAAGCACGTTCTCATCGTGTACGATGATTTAACGAAGCAAGCCAACGCTTACCGTGAAATTTCCTTGCTGCTCCGTCGTCCACCAGCACGTGAAGCTTACCCTGGTGACATTTTCTACACGCACTCCCGTCTGCTCGAACGTGCCGCTAAGCTCAGTGATGAACTCGGTGGTGGCTCGATGACGGCTCTGCCAATCATTGAAACGCAAGCGGGTGACGTTTCGGCGTACATCCCAACAAACGTTATCAGTATTACTGATGGTCAAATCTTCCTGCAGAGCGACTTGTTCTATGCAGGGACACGTCCAGCTATCGATGCCGGGACTTCTGTTTCCCGTGTTGGTGGGGACGCGCAGCTCAAGGCCATGAAGAAAGTTGCCGGGACCCTGCGTCTTGACCTTGCTTCATACCGTGAACTGGAAGCCTTCAGTCAGTTCGGTTCCGACTTGGATGCGGCAACGCAGGCTAAGTTGAACCGTGGTCGTCGTACCGTTGAAGTTCTGAAGCAGCCATTGCACCAGACCCTACCAGTTCAGGATCAAGTGCTGTCACTTTACGCTCTGACACATGGCTTTATGGACGCCGTTCCTGTTGCTGACCTTGCACGTTTCCAGACAGAATTGTCTGACTACTTCAAGGCCAATGACGCTGACCTGCGCGATGAAATCGTGAAGACAGGTAAGTTGCCAGACACCGACAAGATGGACGCCGCAATGAAGAGCTTCAGCGCGGGCTTCTCAACTAGCTCCGCCGAATAG
- the atpH gene encoding ATP synthase F1 subunit delta, producing the protein MALTNAIVAPRYGAALFALASETKQIETVGADLQALSAVIADTPSLLAALSAPEISPAGKQAMVDNLKKDAVQPVANLIQMVFDYGRIAALPVIIDDFKARVQEAAGVVTGTVTTAVALDEAQSAKLSAAIAKRLGVKTAELTSNVDPSVIGGVRVEAANLVIDGTVATKITKLRTALLAR; encoded by the coding sequence ATGGCGCTGACGAATGCAATCGTTGCCCCACGGTACGGAGCGGCGCTTTTCGCGCTCGCGAGTGAAACTAAGCAAATTGAGACTGTTGGTGCTGACTTGCAGGCATTGTCTGCAGTCATTGCTGATACGCCTTCGCTGCTAGCGGCTCTTTCCGCACCGGAAATCTCACCAGCAGGCAAGCAGGCCATGGTCGACAACCTCAAAAAGGATGCCGTCCAGCCGGTCGCAAACCTGATTCAAATGGTGTTTGACTACGGTCGCATCGCGGCACTTCCTGTCATCATTGATGATTTCAAGGCCCGCGTGCAAGAGGCCGCCGGTGTTGTCACCGGAACAGTAACCACCGCCGTGGCGCTTGATGAAGCGCAGTCCGCGAAGCTGAGTGCGGCAATTGCCAAAAGACTCGGCGTAAAGACGGCAGAGCTAACAAGCAATGTCGATCCTAGCGTGATTGGTGGTGTGCGGGTAGAAGCAGCGAACTTAGTAATTGACGGCACAGTTGCCACGAAGATTACCAAGTTACGCACAGCGCTCCTAGCCCGGTAG
- the atpF gene encoding F0F1 ATP synthase subunit B: MFGTISAAALELGDFLFGLVTFICLMLLVGKFAWKPVTKMMTDRQSKITGDLDYADKSKNEAKELLEKRQGELKNTQAEAVSILNTAKANGEKQSKEIVASAHEEASSIKNKAQADIAQAKADALNGARDQVADLSVTIASKIIGKSLNADDQQALIDDYIKGLGD; encoded by the coding sequence ATGTTTGGAACAATTAGTGCCGCTGCCCTAGAGCTCGGCGATTTCCTCTTTGGTCTTGTGACCTTCATCTGCCTCATGCTTCTCGTAGGTAAGTTCGCGTGGAAGCCTGTCACCAAGATGATGACAGATCGTCAAAGCAAGATTACTGGCGACCTCGACTACGCAGATAAGTCTAAGAACGAAGCCAAGGAACTCCTTGAAAAGCGCCAGGGTGAACTTAAGAATACCCAGGCTGAAGCCGTGTCCATTTTGAACACTGCGAAGGCAAATGGTGAAAAGCAGAGTAAAGAAATCGTCGCTTCGGCTCACGAAGAGGCAAGCAGCATCAAGAACAAGGCACAAGCTGATATTGCGCAGGCCAAGGCCGACGCATTGAACGGTGCCCGCGACCAGGTTGCAGACCTGTCTGTAACCATCGCAAGTAAAATCATCGGCAAGTCGTTGAACGCTGACGATCAGCAAGCCCTCATTGACGATTACATCAAAGGGCTAGGTGATTAA
- the atpE gene encoding F0F1 ATP synthase subunit C, protein MKELSAAIVAGLAALAAGYGNGQVISKTLESMARQPELSGQLRGTMLLGVGLIEAVPIIAIAISFLILFA, encoded by the coding sequence ATGAAAGAACTCTCAGCAGCTATTGTAGCTGGTTTAGCAGCCCTTGCCGCAGGTTATGGTAACGGTCAAGTTATTAGTAAGACACTCGAAAGCATGGCGCGTCAGCCAGAACTTAGTGGTCAGCTCCGTGGGACGATGCTTCTTGGTGTTGGTTTGATTGAAGCTGTGCCAATCATCGCGATCGCTATTTCTTTCCTTATTCTCTTCGCGTAA